A genomic stretch from Aerococcaceae bacterium zg-1292 includes:
- a CDS encoding DUF2829 domain-containing protein, giving the protein MTFEEILPQLKQGARIIRKGWGGAEEYVELVPETELNGQTMTPYFAIMVTGEGYSMFQPTVCDILATDWMIVND; this is encoded by the coding sequence CCGCAATTAAAACAAGGAGCTAGAATCATCCGTAAAGGATGGGGAGGCGCAGAAGAATACGTTGAATTAGTACCGGAGACTGAATTAAATGGTCAAACGATGACGCCATACTTTGCGATTATGGTGACTGGTGAAGGCTATAGTATGTTTCAACCGACAGTGTGTGATATTTTAGCAACAGACTGGATGATTGTTAATGACTAA
- a CDS encoding 3-oxoacyl-ACP reductase, translated as MTNVPVRQRHFLPERLHVIVTGASSGIGLAQVQAFINQGHSVIGVDCQLFPTRIPVDASKFHFIQADVSQPDGVQAVMSLVESVWDTAVHVLCNTAGQLDQFKRIDEITLTDWQHFLAVNVTSQMLMCQAFIPYLLQQPASRIINMASIAGLTAGGGGVAYTAAKHAVVGLTKQLAYDYASTSLRVNAIAPGAIQTAMTQADFADGGEMAQWVANQTPMKRWAQPEEVANVSLFLASDASDYMQGTILELDGGWLIR; from the coding sequence ATGACTAATGTGCCTGTCAGACAACGTCATTTTTTACCGGAGCGATTACATGTTATTGTAACGGGCGCTAGTTCAGGTATCGGGTTAGCACAAGTTCAAGCGTTTATAAACCAAGGGCATTCTGTCATAGGTGTGGACTGCCAACTATTTCCAACGCGTATTCCTGTTGATGCTTCAAAGTTTCATTTTATCCAAGCGGATGTCAGTCAGCCAGATGGCGTTCAAGCAGTGATGTCATTGGTTGAATCTGTGTGGGATACAGCAGTGCATGTGTTGTGTAATACTGCTGGCCAACTGGACCAATTCAAGCGCATTGATGAAATTACATTAACCGATTGGCAACATTTTTTAGCGGTTAATGTTACTAGTCAAATGTTGATGTGCCAAGCTTTTATTCCATATCTACTTCAACAACCTGCGAGTCGTATTATTAACATGGCATCGATTGCAGGTCTAACAGCTGGAGGCGGAGGTGTCGCTTATACAGCAGCTAAGCACGCAGTTGTTGGACTAACGAAACAGTTAGCATATGATTATGCCAGCACGAGTTTACGTGTTAATGCGATTGCCCCAGGTGCTATTCAAACAGCGATGACGCAAGCGGATTTCGCTGATGGCGGGGAAATGGCGCAATGGGTTGCCAACCAGACGCCTATGAAACGTTGGGCACAACCAGAAGAAGTTGCGAATGTGAGTTTATTTTTAGCCAGTGATGCTAGCGACTATATGCAGGGGACGATATTAGAACTTGACGGCGGTTGGCTAATTCGATAG
- a CDS encoding QueT transporter family protein has protein sequence MNHQTYRVENRTLDLVKSAIVIALYMALTFLVAPVAFGPVQFRISEILNYLGLYNRRYVYAVTLGVFLANFYQYGIVDMVVGSLTTLVSFYISIWIGNRLVELNRRVKFFKYDEMLLKYIVTAFVFAAGCIVIALMLYVIGAEAAFWPTYLSLFISELVVMLLGMPIMYLISKRIDFNE, from the coding sequence ATGAATCATCAAACTTATCGTGTGGAAAACCGTACATTAGACTTAGTGAAGTCTGCTATTGTTATTGCGCTCTATATGGCGCTTACCTTTCTTGTTGCCCCCGTTGCTTTTGGTCCTGTTCAATTCCGTATTTCAGAAATATTGAATTACTTAGGACTCTATAACCGTCGCTATGTCTATGCTGTGACCTTAGGTGTTTTTTTAGCTAACTTTTATCAGTATGGAATTGTCGATATGGTTGTCGGAAGTTTAACGACTTTAGTATCGTTTTACATTAGTATTTGGATTGGCAACCGTTTGGTTGAATTAAACCGACGTGTAAAATTCTTTAAGTATGATGAGATGCTATTGAAGTATATTGTAACGGCTTTTGTTTTTGCAGCAGGATGTATTGTGATTGCCTTAATGCTTTATGTCATTGGAGCAGAAGCAGCGTTCTGGCCAACATATCTGTCACTATTTATTAGTGAGTTAGTTGTAATGCTATTAGGAATGCCGATTATGTATTTGATTAGCAAACGTATTGATTTTAATGAATAG
- a CDS encoding rod shape-determining protein, with protein sequence MALFGKQRIGIDLGTANTLIYIENKGIALREPSIVARKKDTKEVVAFGREAEQLVGRTSENFEMIRPLRDGVIADFSLTKLMLANFIKQAIHRTVSKPDVVICVPSNISKVERRAVIDAVKDLGIRKAMIVDEPYAAAIGAGLNIYEPRGKMIVDIGSGTTDIAVISYGEIVKGKAIVYAGHKMNELIMDCVREDYQLAIGYQVADEIKMKIGNALYTTHDEQDKLLIKGRNIATGMPDEKVVRAHRVAQALDEVIQPIMTAIKQVFEETPPELAVDVLDFGIILTGGGSLLKRLAERMQKELNIPVHLVDKPLDSVVVGAGKLLKEMERQSQQVERQAR encoded by the coding sequence ATGGCATTGTTTGGTAAACAACGAATTGGAATTGATTTAGGCACTGCTAATACCTTGATATATATTGAAAATAAAGGGATTGCCTTACGTGAACCGTCAATTGTCGCACGCAAAAAAGATACGAAAGAAGTTGTCGCTTTTGGTCGTGAAGCGGAGCAATTAGTCGGTAGAACTTCAGAAAACTTTGAAATGATTCGTCCATTACGTGACGGAGTAATTGCGGACTTTTCATTAACAAAATTAATGCTCGCAAACTTTATTAAACAAGCGATTCATCGTACTGTGTCCAAACCAGATGTGGTCATTTGTGTGCCGAGTAATATTTCTAAAGTAGAACGGCGTGCGGTGATTGATGCAGTCAAAGATTTAGGGATTCGTAAGGCGATGATTGTGGATGAACCGTACGCTGCAGCTATTGGTGCAGGACTCAATATTTACGAGCCGCGCGGTAAAATGATTGTTGATATCGGCAGTGGGACAACGGATATTGCTGTGATTTCATATGGTGAAATAGTTAAAGGTAAAGCAATCGTTTATGCGGGACACAAGATGAATGAGTTAATTATGGATTGCGTTAGAGAAGATTATCAGTTAGCGATTGGTTATCAAGTTGCCGATGAAATTAAAATGAAAATCGGTAATGCGTTATATACCACCCATGATGAACAAGATAAGTTATTAATTAAAGGGCGCAATATCGCAACGGGTATGCCGGATGAAAAAGTTGTCCGTGCCCATCGAGTTGCACAGGCCTTAGATGAAGTTATCCAACCAATTATGACGGCAATTAAGCAAGTTTTTGAAGAAACACCGCCTGAATTAGCTGTGGATGTGCTAGATTTTGGCATTATTTTAACCGGTGGTGGTTCGTTATTAAAACGCCTCGCTGAGCGGATGCAAAAAGAATTAAATATACCAGTACATTTAGTCGATAAACCACTCGATTCGGTTGTCGTTGGTGCTGGGAAATTACTAAAAGAAATGGAACGACAATCTCAACAAGTGGAACGTCAAGCGCGTTAA
- the mreC gene encoding rod shape-determining protein MreC, translating into MNNKKMIGILLATIAIVSLISFTMLNGSSNLLTSAINDTASWTGRLFSEPVNMVVRFVNSVDNVINTFEENQQLKSKINQVYELQVRVADLEAENEGMRKELKLVQTLSNYSVVNSTVIARNPDQWMETLTIDVGSNKGVEVNMAVMAGNGLIGRVVEVNPTSSKVLLLTSEKSNAGKVSASIQTSSGSANGIVSSYDRKSKHYIMTQIDPAAKIKRGDKVITSGLGGVIPSTLLIGEVESVKMDDYGLFQIVKIKPAGEMTDIRFVTVILREGQREANED; encoded by the coding sequence ATGAATAATAAGAAAATGATTGGAATATTATTAGCGACTATTGCCATCGTATCGCTAATTAGCTTTACCATGCTTAATGGGTCGAGTAATTTACTAACCAGTGCAATTAATGATACAGCTTCGTGGACAGGGCGACTATTTTCTGAACCAGTAAACATGGTTGTGCGCTTCGTCAACTCGGTCGATAATGTTATCAATACGTTTGAAGAAAATCAACAGCTAAAATCTAAAATTAATCAAGTATATGAATTACAAGTCCGTGTAGCGGATTTAGAAGCAGAAAATGAAGGAATGCGCAAAGAATTAAAACTGGTTCAAACGTTAAGTAATTATTCTGTTGTCAATTCAACGGTAATTGCGCGTAACCCGGATCAATGGATGGAAACCTTAACGATAGATGTTGGCTCGAATAAAGGTGTCGAAGTCAATATGGCGGTCATGGCAGGAAATGGACTTATTGGTCGAGTAGTTGAAGTCAATCCAACTAGCTCAAAAGTTTTATTACTAACCTCTGAAAAATCCAATGCAGGTAAAGTGTCGGCAAGTATCCAAACAAGTTCAGGGTCAGCTAATGGGATTGTGTCATCCTATGACCGCAAATCAAAACATTATATTATGACCCAAATTGACCCGGCAGCAAAAATCAAGAGGGGCGACAAAGTGATTACCTCCGGTTTGGGTGGTGTTATTCCAAGTACTTTATTAATCGGTGAAGTTGAATCGGTTAAGATGGATGACTATGGGTTGTTCCAAATTGTTAAAATTAAACCAGCTGGAGAAATGACCGATATTCGTTTTGTTACGGTTATTTTGAGAGAAGGGCAGCGTGAAGCAAATGAAGATTAA
- the mreD gene encoding rod shape-determining protein MreD, with protein MKINRDRRVKWFLPFLLFVSIIIDSALPAIFPVAFLGNNQTIVSQLALYFLTLFAFYFRDETILLNALIFGLLTDSYNTTILGIYGALYFIIAYVIIKVKKYFPKNAAVHIMLLLVASALCQFVVFVFYREFGYTTVTLTEFLATHLWPTLIFNVVLSFLMYFPSKGLLQWLGYENYIIL; from the coding sequence ATGAAGATTAATCGCGATCGTCGTGTAAAATGGTTTTTGCCGTTTTTACTGTTCGTTAGTATTATCATTGATTCAGCTCTTCCAGCTATTTTTCCGGTAGCCTTTTTAGGAAATAATCAAACGATTGTATCCCAACTCGCCTTGTATTTTTTAACATTGTTTGCCTTTTACTTTAGAGATGAGACAATTTTGTTAAATGCATTAATATTTGGCTTGTTAACAGATTCTTACAATACGACGATATTAGGTATTTATGGAGCCCTTTACTTTATCATCGCTTATGTAATCATTAAGGTGAAGAAGTATTTCCCCAAAAATGCGGCGGTGCATATTATGTTACTATTAGTAGCTAGTGCACTGTGTCAATTTGTTGTCTTTGTATTTTACCGTGAGTTTGGTTATACCACCGTAACCTTAACGGAGTTTTTAGCGACCCACTTATGGCCAACATTAATCTTTAATGTAGTACTTTCTTTTTTGATGTATTTTCCATCAAAAGGCTTGTTACAGTGGCTTGGGTATGAAAACTATATTATTTTATAA
- a CDS encoding transcriptional repressor, translated as MNHNKNEHPVRFGETHSDDAQQIVDRIVSELKAKRIRITEPRKAIITYMVESHSHPTAEEIYEDLLPDNPGMSLATVYNNLNTLIEQGYVHEMKFAGITSRYDFMGHQHFHIICEKCGKVADFPARDITPIKDDAYEHTGYQVRGVSLEMFGICPNCQTMDEGVN; from the coding sequence ATGAATCATAATAAAAATGAACATCCCGTACGATTTGGTGAAACGCATAGTGATGATGCACAACAAATTGTTGACCGCATTGTATCAGAATTAAAAGCGAAGCGTATTCGCATTACAGAGCCGAGAAAGGCTATCATTACTTATATGGTAGAAAGTCATTCGCATCCGACGGCAGAGGAAATCTATGAAGACTTACTCCCGGATAATCCAGGTATGAGCTTAGCGACTGTCTATAATAATTTAAACACATTAATCGAACAGGGTTATGTGCATGAGATGAAATTTGCTGGTATTACGAGCCGTTATGATTTTATGGGGCATCAGCATTTTCATATTATTTGTGAAAAATGCGGAAAAGTAGCCGATTTTCCAGCTCGTGATATTACACCTATTAAAGACGATGCCTATGAGCATACAGGTTATCAAGTGCGTGGTGTAAGTTTAGAAATGTTTGGTATCTGTCCAAACTGTCAAACGATGGACGAAGGAGTTAACTAG
- a CDS encoding YggT family protein yields the protein MNIAAAVIQLIRMYQLLLGVYALMTWFPQAQQTKIWDVIVRMVRPYLDIFDQIIPSLGGISFNVIIAYFVLDLVKMGVLFIARIF from the coding sequence ATGAATATTGCAGCAGCTGTTATTCAGCTGATACGGATGTATCAATTGTTATTAGGGGTTTATGCTTTGATGACGTGGTTTCCGCAAGCGCAACAAACCAAAATATGGGATGTTATCGTACGTATGGTGCGACCGTATCTCGATATTTTTGATCAAATCATTCCGTCTTTAGGTGGTATTAGTTTTAATGTCATTATCGCTTATTTTGTATTGGATTTAGTCAAAATGGGTGTGCTATTTATCGCAAGGATATTTTAG
- a CDS encoding RNA-binding protein gives MNQDVYQHYGKEEKNFIDQVFGWMQQVENRYVPYLSGFLTPREAMITEQLVATNDDLAVYFDGGYEGAERQRALIIPPYYEPTVADYNLCLLEVKFPVKFGEITHGRILGTLLSTGIDRQRIGDIITDGTYWHLIIDETISEFIKTNVNKIGNVGVHLENINHESLLTSNENWDVITVISSSMRLDALLSKVYNISRQRAKDAVAAGYVKMNFAEMDRGDIEVKLNDIVSLRKYGRFWVKSVDGVTKKDNYRLTVHVLIK, from the coding sequence ATGAATCAAGATGTGTATCAACACTATGGTAAAGAGGAAAAGAATTTTATCGATCAAGTGTTTGGTTGGATGCAACAAGTAGAAAATCGATACGTGCCTTATTTATCTGGTTTTTTAACGCCGAGAGAAGCGATGATTACGGAACAATTAGTGGCGACTAATGATGATTTAGCAGTTTATTTTGATGGTGGCTACGAAGGGGCTGAGCGCCAGCGTGCTTTGATTATTCCGCCTTATTATGAACCGACGGTAGCTGATTATAATCTCTGCTTGCTTGAAGTGAAATTTCCAGTTAAATTTGGCGAGATTACACATGGTCGAATCTTAGGCACCTTATTATCCACAGGGATTGACCGTCAGCGTATCGGCGATATTATTACGGATGGTACGTATTGGCACTTGATTATCGATGAAACGATTAGTGAATTTATTAAGACGAATGTCAATAAAATCGGTAATGTTGGCGTGCATTTAGAAAATATCAATCATGAATCCTTATTGACGTCCAATGAAAATTGGGATGTCATTACCGTGATTTCCAGTTCAATGCGTTTAGATGCTTTATTGTCGAAAGTTTATAATATTTCAAGACAGCGTGCTAAAGATGCGGTAGCTGCCGGATATGTGAAAATGAACTTTGCGGAAATGGACCGTGGTGATATTGAAGTGAAATTGAATGACATTGTATCGCTTAGAAAATATGGACGTTTTTGGGTAAAATCAGTGGATGGTGTGACCAAAAAGGATAATTATCGTTTGACCGTGCATGTTTTAATCAAATAA
- a CDS encoding DivIVA domain-containing protein, with amino-acid sequence MALTPSEILHKEFDTKFRGYDPDEVNDFLDVIVAEFEKLTLSNKELTSKMSDMQDKLNYFQQLQDSLNNSIVIAQEAADRLKQNARKEAELILFEAEREADRLVMDATQRTQSIVSETEQLQSYGQEFRKKLTNMVEAQLALINKPEYQELFDSTAVSNSLNSLKSSSSINERVDALEQESAEAVQATPAFEEMTFPTVDSQPAYEPEEEEMIFPTVDSFDEAPVDESFDEPFDVEGLIATHEEPSVPESVIGRTIRIDLPE; translated from the coding sequence GTGGCTTTAACACCTTCAGAAATTTTACATAAAGAATTTGACACGAAATTTAGAGGCTATGATCCGGATGAAGTCAATGACTTTTTGGATGTAATTGTAGCAGAATTTGAAAAGTTAACTCTTTCTAATAAAGAATTAACAAGTAAGATGTCAGATATGCAAGATAAATTAAACTATTTCCAACAATTACAAGATTCATTGAATAACTCGATTGTTATTGCTCAAGAAGCAGCTGATCGTTTAAAACAAAATGCCCGTAAAGAAGCAGAGTTAATTTTATTCGAGGCAGAGCGTGAAGCGGATCGTTTAGTGATGGATGCGACTCAACGTACACAATCAATTGTTAGTGAAACGGAACAATTACAATCATATGGGCAAGAATTCCGTAAAAAATTAACCAACATGGTTGAAGCACAATTAGCCCTTATCAATAAACCGGAATATCAAGAGTTATTCGACTCAACGGCTGTCTCTAATTCGTTGAATTCACTAAAATCGTCAAGTTCTATTAATGAACGTGTGGACGCATTAGAGCAAGAATCAGCTGAAGCGGTTCAGGCAACACCAGCGTTTGAAGAAATGACATTTCCAACAGTTGACAGCCAACCGGCTTATGAACCAGAAGAGGAAGAAATGATTTTTCCAACGGTAGATAGTTTCGACGAAGCACCCGTTGACGAATCCTTTGACGAACCCTTTGATGTGGAGGGGTTAATCGCGACACATGAAGAACCTTCTGTTCCTGAAAGTGTCATCGGTAGAACAATCCGCATTGACTTACCAGAATAA
- the ileS gene encoding isoleucine--tRNA ligase: protein MKLKDTLNLGKTNFAMRANLPTKEVELQAEWEQAELYKKIQEKNANRPAYILHDGPPYANGKLHMGHALNKISKDFIIRYKSMSGFRAPYIPGWDTHGLPIEAALTNSEGIDRKKFSVADFRRLCEEYALKQVDEQRQDFKRLGVTGDWDHPYLTLQPKYEAEQLRIFGKMAEKGYIYKGLKPIYWSPSSESSLAEAEIEYKDVTSPSIYVAFKVLDGKGVVPENAEFVIWTTTPWTLPANLGISVSPDATYVAVQVAERLFIVAKELLEMVAEAVEWKEYEIVSEYQGAQFDRLTAQHPFYDRESLVMVGDHVTLDTGTGLVHTAPGHGEDDYQVGLRYQLDILSPLDNRGHFTAEAPRFEGMFYLKANKVVIETLIENNRLLAQDELMHSYPHDWRTKKPVIYRATPQWFASIDKFRQQLLTAVEHDVTWHHPSGQVRIYNMLRDRGDWVISRQRVWGVPLPIFYAENGEAILDNAVIEHVANLVEENGSNIWFERDAKELLPEGFTHPGSPNGEFTKEMDIMDVWFDSGTSYASVLKREGQQFPADLYLEGSDQYRGWFNSSFTTSVAANNQPPYKAVLSQGFVMDGKGQKMSKSLGNVIVPEEVMKELGADIIRLWVASVDYENDVRISNDILKQVSETYRKIRNTIRFMLSNIGDFNPETDKVDTLRPVDQYLMAKFDVLVNEVLTAYDEFQYSTIYKKVINFITVDLSAFYLDFAKDVLYIEAADAYPRRAMQTVIYHVLRDLIPLLTPILLHTMEEAWKELPGAQGFVQLQDMPEKRDITAAQALVEQWAPFFDVKSAVHKALEVAKNDDVSPIKKSFEASVTVYAPEAVIEEVSALSDDLAQLLIVSHVSLQPLSSADESAEAYDDFKVLVQPAHGHVCERCRAVRPEVGTIEEAPELCHRCHAIVTEHFPEYFTSKAE, encoded by the coding sequence ATGAAATTAAAAGACACATTAAATCTCGGTAAAACGAATTTTGCGATGCGTGCAAATTTACCGACCAAAGAAGTTGAATTACAAGCAGAATGGGAGCAAGCAGAATTATATAAAAAGATTCAAGAAAAAAATGCGAATCGACCGGCCTATATTTTGCATGATGGTCCTCCGTATGCGAACGGAAAATTACATATGGGGCACGCATTAAATAAAATTTCTAAAGATTTTATTATCCGCTATAAATCAATGTCAGGATTCCGTGCGCCATATATTCCTGGTTGGGATACACATGGATTGCCGATTGAAGCTGCCTTAACGAATTCTGAAGGGATTGACCGTAAAAAATTCTCTGTAGCTGATTTCAGACGATTATGTGAAGAGTATGCACTAAAACAAGTTGACGAACAACGCCAAGACTTTAAACGTCTCGGTGTGACGGGTGATTGGGACCATCCATACTTAACATTACAACCAAAATATGAGGCAGAACAATTACGTATTTTTGGTAAGATGGCTGAAAAAGGTTATATCTATAAAGGCTTAAAACCAATTTACTGGTCACCATCCAGTGAGTCATCTTTAGCAGAAGCAGAAATTGAATATAAAGATGTGACCTCACCATCTATTTATGTTGCGTTTAAAGTATTAGATGGAAAAGGAGTAGTACCTGAAAATGCAGAATTTGTTATTTGGACAACGACACCATGGACGTTACCAGCTAACTTAGGGATTTCTGTATCACCGGATGCGACGTATGTTGCAGTACAAGTGGCAGAGCGTTTATTTATCGTCGCAAAAGAATTATTAGAAATGGTTGCTGAAGCGGTAGAGTGGAAGGAGTATGAGATTGTATCTGAATACCAAGGTGCTCAATTTGACCGTTTAACCGCGCAACATCCATTTTATGACCGCGAGTCGCTTGTAATGGTCGGAGACCATGTTACATTAGACACCGGTACTGGTTTAGTACATACGGCACCTGGACACGGTGAAGATGACTACCAAGTAGGTTTACGTTATCAATTAGATATTTTATCACCACTAGATAACCGTGGTCATTTTACAGCTGAAGCACCTAGATTTGAAGGAATGTTCTACTTAAAAGCGAATAAAGTTGTTATTGAAACATTAATTGAAAATAATCGTTTATTAGCACAGGACGAATTAATGCATAGCTATCCACATGATTGGCGTACGAAAAAACCGGTTATTTATCGTGCAACACCACAATGGTTTGCGTCCATTGATAAATTCCGTCAGCAATTATTAACAGCTGTTGAACATGATGTAACATGGCATCATCCATCTGGTCAAGTTCGTATTTACAATATGTTACGTGACCGTGGTGATTGGGTGATTTCACGTCAACGTGTATGGGGTGTGCCATTACCAATTTTCTATGCTGAAAATGGCGAAGCAATTTTAGATAATGCAGTCATCGAACATGTTGCTAATCTGGTAGAAGAGAACGGTTCTAATATCTGGTTTGAACGCGACGCCAAAGAGTTGTTGCCAGAAGGATTTACGCATCCTGGTAGTCCAAATGGTGAATTTACTAAAGAGATGGATATAATGGATGTATGGTTCGATTCAGGAACGAGTTATGCGAGTGTCTTAAAACGTGAAGGGCAACAATTCCCAGCAGATTTATATTTAGAAGGGTCTGACCAATACCGCGGTTGGTTTAACTCAAGCTTTACAACATCTGTTGCAGCTAATAATCAACCGCCATACAAAGCCGTGTTGTCTCAAGGTTTTGTAATGGATGGTAAAGGACAAAAAATGAGTAAATCACTCGGTAATGTAATTGTGCCGGAAGAAGTGATGAAAGAATTAGGTGCGGATATTATTCGTCTATGGGTAGCCAGTGTCGATTATGAAAATGATGTGCGTATTTCTAACGATATTTTAAAACAAGTATCAGAAACATATCGTAAAATCCGTAATACGATTCGTTTTATGTTATCGAATATTGGGGACTTCAATCCAGAAACGGATAAAGTAGACACATTAAGACCAGTTGACCAATACTTAATGGCTAAATTTGATGTGTTAGTGAATGAGGTCTTAACCGCTTATGATGAATTCCAATATTCAACAATTTATAAAAAAGTCATCAATTTTATTACAGTTGATTTATCAGCATTTTACTTGGATTTTGCTAAAGATGTGTTGTATATCGAAGCGGCAGATGCATACCCACGACGTGCTATGCAAACAGTCATTTATCATGTGTTGCGTGACCTCATTCCATTGTTAACGCCAATCTTACTTCATACGATGGAAGAGGCATGGAAAGAGTTGCCAGGCGCACAAGGCTTTGTTCAATTACAAGATATGCCAGAAAAACGCGATATTACAGCTGCGCAAGCATTGGTCGAACAATGGGCACCATTCTTTGACGTAAAATCTGCTGTTCATAAAGCATTAGAAGTGGCTAAAAATGATGACGTGTCACCAATTAAAAAATCATTTGAAGCATCTGTCACAGTTTATGCGCCAGAAGCAGTGATTGAAGAAGTATCAGCATTGAGTGATGATTTAGCACAATTATTAATTGTATCACACGTAAGCTTGCAGCCTCTATCATCAGCAGATGAATCAGCAGAAGCGTATGATGACTTTAAAGTATTAGTACAACCAGCCCATGGACATGTCTGTGAACGTTGTCGTGCTGTTCGCCCAGAAGTTGGAACCATCGAGGAAGCACCAGAACTATGCCACCGCTGCCACGCAATTGTAACTGAACACTTCCCAGAATATTTTACATCAAAAGCAGAATAA
- a CDS encoding glutaredoxin, which produces MTRPILYFSDKCPDTAPFVTVLKELAVDYDEVNITASIPNLKRFLNLRDTQEVFDAKKALNQVGIPVLVTEDAQLIFDETTLREYYDET; this is translated from the coding sequence ATGACAAGACCTATTTTATATTTTAGTGATAAGTGCCCCGATACAGCACCATTTGTCACGGTGTTAAAAGAATTAGCAGTAGATTATGATGAGGTTAATATTACTGCATCAATCCCTAATTTAAAGCGCTTTTTAAACTTACGGGATACCCAAGAGGTCTTTGACGCCAAAAAGGCACTAAATCAAGTAGGTATTCCAGTATTGGTTACTGAGGACGCCCAGTTAATTTTTGATGAAACCACGCTTCGTGAATATTATGATGAAACATAG
- the cdd gene encoding cytidine deaminase — protein sequence MNKEQLMERAVKVMEKSYSPYSHFPVGCAMLMKDGEVIEGVNVENVSFGATNCAERTAIFTAVTKGYAPKSIAAIAVSGDTEAFLPPCSICRQVLVEFCDAETPVYLTRHDGAIFETSVKELVPFAFETLDM from the coding sequence ATGAATAAAGAACAATTGATGGAACGTGCAGTGAAAGTGATGGAAAAATCATACAGCCCGTATTCACATTTTCCTGTCGGTTGTGCCATGTTAATGAAAGATGGCGAAGTGATTGAAGGTGTAAATGTTGAAAATGTTTCTTTTGGTGCAACAAATTGTGCAGAACGGACAGCGATTTTTACAGCTGTAACTAAAGGTTATGCACCGAAATCGATTGCTGCTATTGCAGTGAGTGGAGATACTGAAGCCTTTTTACCACCTTGTAGTATTTGCCGTCAAGTACTTGTTGAATTTTGCGATGCAGAGACACCGGTCTATTTAACCCGTCACGATGGCGCCATATTTGAAACATCAGTCAAAGAACTCGTTCCATTTGCATTTGAAACATTGGATATGTAA
- a CDS encoding VOC family protein yields MAQTLLHACYRVHNLEETLKFYTEIFDFTISRERKFPEHGFDLVYLVVPGSDFELELTYNYDSEPYVIGNGFSHLALGVDDLEAIHAKCKESGYETTDMKGLPGNPPSYFFVTDPDGYRLEVMRNK; encoded by the coding sequence ATGGCACAAACATTATTACATGCATGCTACCGTGTGCATAATTTAGAAGAAACGTTAAAATTTTATACGGAAATTTTTGATTTTACAATTAGCCGTGAACGTAAGTTTCCAGAACATGGCTTTGATTTAGTGTATTTGGTAGTACCAGGTTCTGATTTTGAATTAGAATTGACGTATAACTATGATTCAGAGCCATACGTAATTGGTAATGGATTTAGCCATTTGGCTCTAGGCGTCGATGATTTAGAAGCTATTCATGCAAAATGTAAAGAGTCGGGCTATGAAACAACAGATATGAAAGGTTTACCAGGTAACCCGCCGTCATATTTCTTTGTTACTGACCCAGATGGTTATCGTCTAGAGGTAATGCGTAATAAGTAA